From Osmerus mordax isolate fOsmMor3 chromosome 7, fOsmMor3.pri, whole genome shotgun sequence:
TGGTGGAAAAAAAGTTAGAGCCATAGACATTTGCAGTTTAAAGAGGGTCGTTCACAGATCATTTGGAATTGTTAAGCACTCGACATAAAACATCCTCAATTTCAATCTTTATCAATCCTCATTTGAAGAGCATCCCATAGCTATATTTTCACATTCACAAATTAAGTAAACTTAGTATTACGATGAATGAATGGTTGTCAATATCCCTGATAATATTCCTCTTCCAAGGTCAAATGTCTTCTGACGTCTTGAACTGGCACCTAGAAATATGAGGAAAGAAAACTGTCATCTGTTTTTATGTCAACATTAAAGAGATTGGAGTAACAAGCATATGATGGATTAACATTATGTTGAGTGAGGGAACCTTTGTGAGTGGCTACTCCAGGGGCTACTGGTAACTAAGCTGTGACTTTGCCATCTATCAGCGTCAACACCATTTATTGTTCTGATTACAGGAGTGTTGTGGAACAGCAAAATGCAAAACATATAAAATACAATGGAATATACAAGATAAAACAATGACATATGCAATGAATACTATCCATGTATATGATATGGTTTATAATGTAGGATGTTCTTTAAAAAACGAAATCAGTGTTTTCATCTTTTAGAATTCAACATTTTTATTACCGGTACCTGTATTTTGTAGCACAGCCAGGTATTTCCCTAATAGTGCATGTCTGCCAAGCCATAAGCACACAGTATGTTCTGAAAAATACCTACTATATATGGTATATCAACCAAGCAGTGGACTTTGTACTTGTCAGTGTAATCTCCTGCGGTAATTTTAGCTTGAACCTATTAAGCTGTAAAACAACTGATTAATTTGTGAAAAAAACAGGCTGCCTTTCTATAGCTAGACTGAACTTTATACTCGACTGAAACAGaataaatgaatgtgtgtgttcagtgctcaCAGCCTCTCGACATGATCATCTTGAAAGCAGTCAAGGAGCTCTCTGTGTTGAGAAATATCCTTTACAAAGACCTcacacagtcagtcactgtAGGCTAATACAATATtccattatttttatttttatcacaAATAAATCAGTAAACTAACTAGCTAAAGCTGTGACTGTGCTTCAGTATGGGTTTACAGGTTTTATGTGTAAATAGTCTAAATTTAGAAATATATTATGTATCTGTGTTGCGCATAATCTGCAAATTGATGTCCTACTATGTGTTTTTATGTATTTCCAAGTAATTAGTGTTCATGGGTGCATGGTCTTTTATGGCTCTGATTGGCTTTTTAatcttttctgtttgtttttctcagGTTCTTGGTGGTGTACTGCATATCCTCCACAACAACCCCTGTCACCTGGAGTTATGCGTAGACTCTTGGCCTATATTCAGCACTGTCATTTGTTATCGTCGAAAACAGGCAAGATGGAAATATAAAACAGATAATTTATTAAGTCACAGACCTGACACTGGATGCTGTATTCACCTTCTGATATGAACATGACATTTCTAAGGCAATCATCAACTGCTTACCTGACATATGCACTATCTTCACCCTGAGCCCGGACACCTTGAGAACAATGCTCCTTGAGACCAGAATTGTAAACTGGAAGAACGGGCTTACGTTCAGAGGTAGGGGCACTCCTTACCTCATCCCTGTGTGATGCAATATGCTTATATTTGTTAGGACTGTCATGCTTggttaaaatcttttttttttgtcttaagTATCCATTTGTAATTGTTGTCTTTGAAAGGCATTCCAAGGTCACTCTGTGGTCTTATAAAAGACAGTGCTTCCTTAAATGGACTGGATATAACTGAATATGGTGATTACAATACCTAAATTCATCGCAGTCCACACAGCATGGCAGCATATCCAGCATACCATGGGTAAGATGAGCCACAGTTTACTATTTACAACAGAATTTTGgaatacttgtctttgtttTTGTACACGTCAAATCAACAACTTAAATACTCTTAACCTCACCTTGTATCAAGCATTAGCATTTTCTCCCATGACCAGAAAGAAGCACCCTCTGAAAATCTCTAGT
This genomic window contains:
- the LOC136945353 gene encoding glycine N-acyltransferase-like, with protein sequence MIILKAVKELSVLRNILYKDLTQSVTVLGGVLHILHNNPCHLELCVDSWPIFSTVICYRRKQAIINCLPDICTIFTLSPDTLRTMLLETRIVNWKNGLTFRGRGTPYLIPVKKHPLKISSLDVSHAELVDRHLPYGGTQESVSIHHLPNVCVTQDREQPVSWMLSDELCELRMAYTFPEYRRSGHLMALSAALMRKVCAMGLPVYCHVNRENHPSMTAVTSLSGVP